The following are encoded together in the Streptomyces sp. NBC_01465 genome:
- a CDS encoding NADH-quinone oxidoreductase subunit G, with the protein MTVTTNSAPSGGGEAAVPPEDLVSLTIDGIEISVPKGTLVIRAAELLGIEIPRFCDHPLLDPAGACRQCIVEVEGQRKPMASCTITCTDGMVVKSQITSPVADKAQRGVMELLLINHPLDCPVCDKGGECPLQNQAMSHGDADSRFDGKKRTYEKPVPISTQVLLDRERCVLCARCTRFSNQVAGDPMIELIERGALQQVGTGEGDPFESYFSGNTIQICPVGALTSAAYRFRSRPFDLVSSPSVCEHCAGGCATRTDHRRGKVLRRLASNDPEVNEEWMCDKGRFGFRYGQRPDRLTTPLVRNEDGVLEPASWPEALEAAARGLSAAKGRTGVLTGGRLTVEDAYAYAKFARIALDTNDVDFRARAHSAEEADFLAARVAGRGRDLDGSGLTYTTLEKAPAVLLVGFESEEEAPGVFLRLRKAHRKHGQRTFSLASHATRGLEKAGGVLLPAAPGTETEWLDALSGGVGLDDGGQTAAEALRTEGAVIVVGERLAAVPGALTAAVRTATATGATLVWIPRRAGERGAVEAGAIPSLLPGGRPATDPRAREEVAAAWGVRELPHRYGRDTGQIVEAAATGELSALLVAGVETADLPDPKRALHALDEVGFLVSLELRPSEVTDRADVVFPVAAVAEKPGTFLNWEGRARMFEAALKPEQMTRRLAPADSRVLHMLADALDVHFALPDLKSVRTEMDRLGAWEGRHADDPIESALQLPRPSEGEAVLAGHRLLLDQGRLQDGDEALAGTRHAAVARLSATTAAETGVKDGDVLAVTGPAGALQLPLQVTDMPDRVVWVPLNSVGAGVPADVGARPGDLVKITAAPAAPATATEVEA; encoded by the coding sequence ATGACCGTCACGACAAACAGTGCTCCCTCCGGGGGCGGTGAGGCGGCGGTTCCGCCGGAAGATCTCGTCTCGCTGACGATCGACGGCATCGAAATCTCCGTCCCCAAGGGGACGTTGGTCATCCGAGCCGCCGAACTCCTCGGCATCGAGATCCCGCGCTTCTGCGACCACCCCCTCCTCGACCCGGCCGGCGCCTGCCGCCAGTGCATCGTCGAGGTCGAGGGCCAGCGCAAGCCGATGGCCTCGTGCACCATCACCTGCACCGACGGCATGGTCGTCAAGTCGCAGATCACCTCGCCGGTCGCCGACAAGGCCCAGCGCGGTGTGATGGAGCTCCTCCTCATCAACCACCCGCTGGACTGTCCGGTCTGCGACAAGGGCGGCGAGTGCCCCCTGCAGAACCAGGCGATGTCCCACGGCGACGCCGACTCCCGCTTCGACGGCAAGAAGCGGACGTACGAGAAGCCCGTCCCGATCTCCACCCAGGTCCTCCTCGACCGCGAGCGCTGCGTCCTGTGCGCCCGCTGCACCCGCTTCTCCAACCAGGTCGCGGGCGACCCGATGATCGAGCTGATCGAGCGCGGTGCGCTCCAGCAGGTCGGCACGGGCGAGGGCGACCCCTTCGAGTCGTACTTCTCCGGAAACACCATCCAGATCTGCCCCGTTGGTGCGCTGACCTCGGCGGCGTACCGATTCCGCTCCCGCCCCTTCGACCTGGTCTCCTCGCCGTCGGTCTGCGAGCACTGCGCGGGCGGCTGCGCGACCCGCACCGACCACCGGCGCGGCAAGGTCCTGCGGCGCCTCGCCTCCAACGACCCGGAGGTCAACGAGGAGTGGATGTGCGACAAGGGGCGCTTCGGCTTCCGTTACGGACAGCGTCCCGACCGGCTGACCACTCCTCTCGTACGCAATGAGGACGGCGTCCTGGAGCCGGCCAGCTGGCCCGAGGCACTGGAGGCCGCAGCCCGCGGGCTCTCCGCCGCGAAGGGCCGCACCGGCGTCCTGACCGGGGGCCGGCTCACCGTCGAAGACGCGTACGCCTACGCCAAGTTCGCGCGCATCGCCCTCGACACCAACGACGTCGACTTCCGCGCCCGCGCCCACTCCGCCGAGGAGGCCGACTTCCTGGCCGCCAGGGTCGCGGGCCGCGGACGGGACCTGGACGGCAGCGGTCTGACGTACACGACGCTGGAGAAGGCCCCCGCGGTCCTCCTCGTCGGGTTCGAGTCCGAGGAGGAGGCGCCCGGCGTCTTCCTGCGGCTGCGCAAGGCGCACCGCAAGCACGGGCAGCGCACCTTCTCGCTCGCCTCGCACGCGACGCGCGGTCTGGAGAAGGCGGGTGGCGTCCTGCTCCCCGCCGCACCCGGCACCGAGACCGAGTGGCTGGACGCGTTGTCCGGCGGCGTCGGTCTGGACGACGGGGGCCAGACGGCGGCGGAGGCCCTCCGTACCGAGGGCGCGGTCATCGTCGTCGGCGAGCGGCTTGCCGCCGTCCCCGGGGCGCTGACCGCGGCAGTACGTACTGCCACCGCGACCGGCGCCACGCTGGTGTGGATCCCGCGGCGGGCCGGCGAGCGCGGCGCGGTGGAGGCGGGCGCGATCCCCTCCCTGCTGCCCGGCGGCCGCCCGGCCACCGACCCGCGGGCCCGCGAAGAGGTCGCCGCGGCCTGGGGCGTACGCGAACTGCCGCACCGCTACGGGCGCGACACCGGCCAGATCGTCGAGGCCGCCGCGACCGGCGAGCTCAGCGCACTGCTGGTCGCGGGCGTCGAGACGGCGGACCTGCCCGACCCGAAGCGGGCGCTCCACGCGCTCGACGAGGTCGGCTTCCTGGTCTCGCTGGAGCTGCGGCCGAGCGAGGTCACCGACCGCGCCGACGTCGTCTTCCCGGTGGCCGCGGTCGCCGAGAAGCCCGGCACCTTCCTCAACTGGGAGGGCAGGGCGCGGATGTTCGAGGCCGCGCTGAAGCCGGAGCAGATGACGCGCCGGCTGGCCCCTGCGGACTCGCGTGTCCTGCACATGCTGGCCGACGCGCTCGACGTCCACTTCGCCCTGCCGGACCTCAAGTCCGTACGGACCGAGATGGACCGCCTGGGTGCGTGGGAAGGCCGGCACGCGGACGACCCGATCGAGTCGGCCCTGCAGCTGCCCCGCCCCTCCGAGGGCGAGGCCGTTCTCGCAGGTCACCGCCTCCTCCTGGACCAGGGACGGCTCCAGGACGGCGACGAGGCGCTCGCCGGAACCCGTCACGCGGCGGTCGCCAGGCTCTCCGCCACGACGGCGGCCGAGACCGGCGTCAAGGACGGCGACGTCCTCGCGGTCACCGGTCCCGCAGGCGCTCTCCAACTCCCGCTCCAGGTCACGGACATGCCCGACCGCGTGGTCTGGGTCCCGCTGAACTCGGTGGGAGCGGGCGTGCCCGCCGACGTCGGTGCCCGCCCGGGTGACCTGGTGAAGATCACCGCCGCACCTGCCGCACCCGCGACCGCCACAGAGGTGGAGGCATGA
- the nuoF gene encoding NADH-quinone oxidoreductase subunit NuoF: MSVATEIEGNGNGSSPEKLLAPVLSAFWDQPNSWTLETYKRHDGYEGLKKALAMAPDDLIAYVKDAGLRGRGGAGFPTGMKWQFIPQGDGKPHYLVVNADESEPGTCKDIPLLFANPHSLIEGMIIACYAIRSSHAFIYLRGEVVPVLRRLHEAVREAYEAGYLGENILGSGLNLDITVHAGAGAYICGEETALLDSLEGRRGQPRLRPPFPAVAGLYACPTVVNNVESIASVPAILTRGKDWFKAMGSEKSPGFTLYSLSGHVTSPGQYEAPLGITLRQLLDMSGGIREGHRLKFWTPGGSSTPMFTEEHLDVPLDYEGVGAAGSMLGTKALQCFDETTCVVRAVTRWTEFYAHESCGKCTPCREGTYWLVQLLRDIEAGKGQLSDLDKLNDIADNINGKSFCALGDGAASPIFSSLKYFREEYEQHITGKGCPFDPAKSTVWADRPARTTEVNA, translated from the coding sequence ATGTCCGTGGCCACCGAGATCGAAGGAAACGGGAACGGGAGCAGCCCGGAGAAGCTGCTCGCACCCGTCCTCTCCGCCTTCTGGGACCAGCCCAACTCCTGGACCCTGGAGACCTACAAGCGGCACGACGGGTACGAGGGCCTGAAGAAGGCCCTCGCCATGGCGCCCGACGACCTCATCGCGTACGTGAAGGACGCGGGCCTGCGCGGCCGCGGCGGCGCAGGCTTCCCCACCGGAATGAAATGGCAGTTCATTCCGCAGGGTGATGGAAAGCCGCACTATCTAGTTGTCAACGCCGACGAATCGGAACCCGGGACCTGCAAGGACATCCCGCTCCTCTTCGCCAATCCTCATAGCCTCATCGAGGGCATGATCATTGCGTGTTACGCGATCCGATCGAGTCACGCATTCATTTATCTCCGCGGTGAAGTCGTCCCCGTGCTGCGGAGGTTGCACGAGGCCGTCCGTGAGGCGTACGAGGCGGGCTACCTGGGCGAGAACATCCTGGGCAGCGGGCTCAACCTGGACATCACCGTGCACGCGGGCGCCGGCGCGTACATCTGTGGTGAAGAGACCGCACTGCTCGACTCGCTCGAAGGCCGCCGTGGCCAGCCGCGACTCCGTCCCCCTTTCCCTGCCGTCGCGGGTCTTTATGCATGCCCCACTGTTGTCAATAACGTGGAATCCATCGCATCGGTTCCCGCAATCCTCACCAGGGGCAAGGACTGGTTCAAAGCGATGGGAAGCGAGAAGTCCCCGGGCTTCACGCTCTATTCGCTGAGCGGCCACGTCACCAGCCCCGGCCAGTACGAGGCGCCCCTCGGCATCACCCTGCGCCAGCTCCTCGACATGAGCGGCGGGATCCGCGAGGGCCACCGCCTCAAGTTCTGGACGCCGGGCGGCTCTTCGACCCCGATGTTCACCGAGGAGCACCTCGACGTACCCCTCGACTACGAGGGTGTCGGCGCCGCCGGATCGATGCTCGGCACCAAGGCCCTGCAGTGCTTCGACGAGACGACGTGCGTGGTCCGGGCCGTCACCCGCTGGACCGAGTTCTACGCGCACGAGTCCTGTGGAAAGTGCACGCCCTGCCGCGAAGGCACGTACTGGCTCGTCCAGTTGCTCCGCGACATCGAGGCCGGCAAGGGACAGCTCTCCGACCTCGACAAGCTCAACGACATCGCCGACAACATCAACGGCAAGTCGTTCTGCGCGCTCGGCGACGGTGCCGCCTCGCCGATCTTCTCCTCGCTCAAGTACTTCCGCGAGGAGTACGAGCAGCACATCACCGGCAAGGGCTGCCCCTTCGACCCGGCCAAGTCGACCGTCTGGGCCGACCGGCCCGCCCGCACCACGGAGGTGAATGCATGA
- the nuoK gene encoding NADH-quinone oxidoreductase subunit NuoK yields the protein MNPVNYLYLASLLFTIGAAGVLIRRNAIVVFMCVELMLNACNLAFVTFSRMHGNLDGQIIAFFTMVVAAAEVVVGLAIIVSLFRSRHSASVDDASLMKL from the coding sequence GTGAATCCGGTCAACTATCTCTATCTCGCCTCGCTGTTGTTCACCATCGGTGCGGCCGGGGTGCTGATCCGGCGGAACGCGATCGTGGTCTTCATGTGCGTCGAGCTGATGCTCAACGCCTGCAACCTCGCGTTCGTCACCTTCTCCCGGATGCACGGCAACCTCGACGGGCAGATCATCGCGTTCTTCACGATGGTCGTCGCCGCCGCCGAGGTCGTGGTCGGGCTCGCGATCATCGTGTCGCTCTTCCGTTCCCGCCACTCGGCCTCGGTCGACGACGCCAGCCTGATGAAGCTGTAA
- the nuoL gene encoding NADH-quinone oxidoreductase subunit L, producing the protein MENLIALLIAAPLLGAAVLLCAGRRLDRVGHLLGTVLAAASFVIAAILFTDMLGKGADDRTFTQHLFSWVPVEGFQADVGFQLDQLSMTFVLLISGVGTLIHIYSIGYMEHDERRRRFFGYLNLFVAAMLLLVLADNYLLLYVGWEGVGLASYLLIGFWQHKPSAATAAKKAFLVNRVGDMGLSIAIMLMFTTFGTFAFQPVLQAATDMPKGDATITGIGLMLLLAACGKSAQVPLQSWLGDAMEGPTPVSALIHAATMVTAGVYLIVRSGAIFNAAPDAQMAVTVVGAVTLLFGAIVGCAKDDIKKALAGSTMSQIGYMILAAGLGPIGYVFAIMHLVTHGFFKAGLFLGAGSVMHGMNDEVDMRKYGGLRKHMPITFVTFGLGYLAIIGFPYLSGFFSKDKIIEAAFAKGGTEGWILGGAALLGAAITAFYMTRVMLMTFFGEKRWEADADGNQPHPHESPKSMTFPMIILAFGSVFLGGILGLGDRFLKWLEPVTGHEHGNPPVSELTVTLSTFAVLVVGVGIAWAMYGRRPVPAVAPRGSLLTRAARRDLLQDDFNHVVLVRGGEHLTRSLVYVDHTLVDGVVNGTAASVGGLSGRLRKLQNGYARTYAVSMFGGAAVIIAATLLMRAV; encoded by the coding sequence GTGGAGAACTTGATTGCGCTGCTGATTGCGGCGCCTTTGCTCGGAGCGGCGGTACTGCTGTGCGCCGGCCGGCGGCTCGACCGCGTCGGCCATCTGCTCGGTACGGTGCTCGCGGCCGCGTCCTTCGTGATCGCGGCCATCCTCTTCACGGACATGCTGGGGAAGGGGGCCGACGACCGCACCTTCACGCAGCACCTGTTCAGCTGGGTGCCGGTGGAGGGCTTCCAGGCCGATGTCGGCTTCCAGCTCGACCAGTTGTCGATGACGTTCGTCCTGCTGATCTCCGGTGTGGGCACGCTGATCCACATCTACTCGATCGGGTACATGGAGCACGACGAACGCCGTCGCCGCTTCTTCGGCTATCTGAATCTGTTCGTCGCGGCCATGCTGCTGCTGGTCCTCGCCGACAACTACCTTCTGCTGTACGTCGGTTGGGAGGGTGTGGGCCTCGCCTCGTACCTGCTCATCGGCTTCTGGCAGCACAAGCCCAGCGCGGCGACCGCGGCCAAGAAGGCGTTCCTGGTCAACCGTGTCGGCGACATGGGCCTGTCGATCGCGATCATGCTGATGTTCACCACCTTCGGCACCTTCGCCTTCCAGCCGGTGCTGCAGGCGGCGACCGACATGCCCAAGGGCGATGCGACGATCACGGGCATCGGTCTGATGTTGCTGCTCGCGGCCTGCGGCAAGTCGGCCCAGGTGCCGCTGCAGTCCTGGCTCGGTGACGCGATGGAGGGCCCGACCCCGGTCTCGGCCCTGATCCACGCGGCGACGATGGTGACCGCCGGTGTCTATCTGATCGTCCGTTCCGGCGCGATCTTCAACGCGGCGCCGGACGCGCAGATGGCCGTGACCGTGGTGGGTGCGGTGACGCTCCTCTTCGGTGCGATCGTCGGTTGCGCGAAGGACGACATCAAGAAGGCCCTGGCCGGATCGACGATGTCGCAGATCGGCTACATGATCCTCGCGGCGGGCCTCGGCCCGATCGGCTACGTCTTCGCGATCATGCACCTCGTTACGCACGGCTTCTTCAAGGCCGGGCTCTTCCTCGGCGCCGGATCGGTCATGCACGGCATGAACGACGAGGTGGACATGAGGAAGTACGGGGGTCTGCGGAAGCACATGCCGATCACCTTCGTCACCTTCGGGCTCGGCTACCTCGCCATCATCGGCTTCCCCTACCTGTCCGGGTTCTTCTCCAAGGACAAGATCATCGAGGCGGCCTTCGCCAAGGGCGGTACGGAGGGCTGGATCCTGGGCGGTGCCGCTCTGCTGGGCGCCGCGATCACGGCCTTCTACATGACCCGTGTCATGCTGATGACCTTCTTCGGCGAGAAGCGCTGGGAGGCGGACGCGGACGGCAACCAGCCGCACCCGCACGAGTCGCCCAAGTCGATGACCTTCCCGATGATCATCCTCGCCTTCGGTTCGGTCTTCCTCGGCGGCATCCTCGGGCTCGGCGACCGCTTCCTGAAGTGGCTGGAGCCGGTCACCGGCCACGAGCACGGCAACCCGCCGGTCAGCGAACTGACGGTCACCCTCTCCACCTTCGCCGTACTGGTCGTCGGGGTCGGGATCGCCTGGGCGATGTACGGACGGCGTCCCGTCCCCGCCGTCGCCCCGCGCGGTTCGCTGCTCACCCGGGCGGCCCGGCGGGATCTCCTCCAGGACGACTTCAACCATGTGGTCCTGGTCCGCGGCGGCGAGCACCTGACGCGCTCGCTCGTCTACGTCGACCACACGCTGGTCGACGGAGTCGTCAACGGTACGGCCGCCTCGGTCGGCGGGCTCTCGGGCCGGCTGCGCAAGCTGCAGAACGGCTACGCCCGTACGTACGCGGTCTCGATGTTCGGCGGTGCGGCGGTCATCATCGCCGCGACCCTGCTGATGAGGGCGGTCTGA
- a CDS encoding NADH-quinone oxidoreductase subunit J, giving the protein MTGLAAAATTTSTGEAFQFWVLGTVAVIGALSTILMKRAVHSALSLAGTMIILAVFYLANGAYFLGIVQIVVYTGAIMMLFLFVVMLVGVTAADSLKETIKGQRWLAVACGLGFGVLLIAGIGNASLKHFNGLGTANAGGNVQGLAALIFTKYVFAFEITGALLITAAVGAMVLTHRERTERAKTQREMSEERTRSSHVPPLPAPGVYARHNAVDVAGLLPDGTPSELTVMQTLRQRGQIRDVSSEALADLKALEQRSEERLGRESALDGAREEEEAAK; this is encoded by the coding sequence ATGACCGGCCTGGCTGCGGCTGCCACCACGACCTCCACTGGTGAGGCCTTCCAGTTCTGGGTGCTCGGTACGGTCGCCGTGATCGGCGCGCTCTCCACCATCCTGATGAAGAGGGCCGTCCACAGCGCGCTCTCGCTCGCCGGGACCATGATCATCCTGGCGGTCTTCTACCTCGCCAACGGGGCGTACTTCCTGGGCATCGTCCAGATCGTCGTCTACACCGGCGCGATCATGATGCTCTTCCTCTTCGTCGTCATGCTGGTCGGTGTCACGGCCGCGGACTCGCTGAAGGAGACCATCAAGGGGCAGCGCTGGCTCGCCGTCGCCTGCGGTCTGGGCTTCGGAGTGCTGCTGATCGCGGGGATCGGGAACGCCTCGCTGAAGCACTTCAACGGTCTGGGCACCGCCAACGCGGGCGGGAACGTACAGGGCCTGGCGGCCCTCATCTTCACCAAGTACGTCTTCGCCTTCGAGATCACCGGCGCCCTGCTGATCACGGCCGCCGTCGGCGCGATGGTGCTCACGCACCGCGAGCGCACGGAGCGGGCCAAGACCCAGCGGGAGATGTCCGAGGAGCGCACCCGCTCCAGCCATGTGCCGCCGCTGCCCGCCCCCGGCGTGTACGCCCGGCACAACGCGGTGGACGTCGCGGGTCTGCTCCCCGACGGCACACCGTCCGAACTCACCGTCATGCAGACGCTCCGCCAGCGCGGCCAGATCCGCGATGTGTCGAGCGAGGCGCTCGCCGACCTCAAGGCGCTGGAGCAGCGTTCGGAGGAGCGGCTCGGCCGTGAAAGCGCCCTTGACGGTGCCAGGGAAGAAGAGGAGGCAGCGAAGTGA
- the nuoH gene encoding NADH-quinone oxidoreductase subunit NuoH codes for MINNYLAANAEDLSMFGRDPWWLVVIKAVFCFAFLMITVLFSIVWERKVVAWMQLRIGPNRHGPWGMLQSLADGVKLMLKEDLIVKRADKVVYVLAPIIAAIPAFMAIAVIPFGPPGNEVSIFGQRTTMQLTDLPIAMLYILAVASVGIYGIVLAGWSSGSTYPLLGGLRSCAQMISYEIAMGAAFASVFLYSGSMSTSAIVDAQKDRWFIILLPVSFIIYIVTMIGETNRAPFDMPESEGDLVGGFNTEYSSIKFALFMLAEYVNMVTVSAVSATLFLGGWRAPAPISTYWEGANHGWWPMLWFVIKVQLLLFFFIWLRGTLPRVRYDQLMKLGWKVLIPVSVVWLMLVATVRALRNENYDFNQIVLYVGGAVVAILLLSFVVDIFRDKSEKAEAAEQADADAAFDPMAGGFPVPPLPGQSLPPVPRRRPRRERELIVSGGGDTVSDGKEADDA; via the coding sequence ATGATCAACAACTACCTCGCCGCGAACGCCGAAGACCTCTCGATGTTCGGCCGCGACCCCTGGTGGCTCGTCGTCATCAAGGCCGTCTTCTGCTTCGCCTTCCTGATGATCACCGTGCTCTTCTCCATCGTGTGGGAGCGCAAGGTCGTCGCCTGGATGCAGCTGCGCATCGGCCCCAACCGGCACGGCCCCTGGGGCATGCTCCAGTCGCTCGCCGACGGCGTGAAGCTGATGCTGAAGGAAGACCTGATCGTCAAGCGGGCGGACAAGGTCGTCTACGTCCTGGCGCCGATCATCGCCGCGATCCCGGCCTTCATGGCGATCGCGGTGATCCCCTTCGGACCGCCCGGCAACGAAGTCTCGATCTTCGGCCAGCGCACGACGATGCAGCTCACCGACCTGCCGATCGCGATGCTCTACATCCTCGCGGTCGCCTCGGTCGGCATCTACGGCATCGTGCTCGCGGGCTGGTCGTCCGGCTCCACGTACCCGCTGCTCGGCGGTCTCCGCTCCTGCGCGCAGATGATCTCGTACGAGATCGCGATGGGCGCCGCCTTCGCCTCGGTCTTCCTCTACTCGGGGTCGATGTCGACGTCGGCGATCGTCGATGCGCAGAAGGACCGCTGGTTCATCATCCTGCTGCCGGTCTCCTTCATCATCTACATCGTCACGATGATCGGTGAGACGAACCGGGCGCCGTTCGACATGCCCGAGTCCGAGGGCGACCTGGTCGGCGGCTTCAACACCGAGTACTCGTCGATCAAGTTCGCGCTGTTCATGCTCGCCGAGTACGTCAACATGGTCACCGTCTCCGCAGTCTCGGCCACCCTCTTCCTGGGCGGCTGGCGGGCGCCGGCGCCGATCTCCACGTACTGGGAGGGTGCGAACCACGGCTGGTGGCCGATGCTCTGGTTCGTGATCAAGGTGCAGCTGCTGCTCTTCTTCTTCATCTGGCTGCGCGGCACGCTCCCGCGTGTGCGCTACGACCAGTTGATGAAGCTGGGCTGGAAGGTGCTCATCCCGGTCTCGGTGGTCTGGCTGATGCTGGTCGCCACCGTGCGCGCGCTGCGCAACGAGAACTACGACTTCAACCAGATCGTGCTGTACGTCGGCGGGGCGGTCGTGGCGATCCTCCTTCTCTCCTTCGTCGTGGACATCTTCCGCGACAAGAGCGAGAAGGCGGAGGCGGCCGAACAGGCCGACGCAGACGCCGCGTTCGACCCGATGGCGGGCGGATTCCCCGTACCGCCGCTGCCCGGCCAGAGTCTTCCGCCGGTGCCCAGGCGACGCCCGCGCAGGGAGCGGGAGTTGATTGTCAGTGGTGGGGGCGACACTGTGAGTGACGGAAAGGAGGCTGACGATGCCTGA
- the nuoI gene encoding NADH-quinone oxidoreductase subunit NuoI gives MPDESSSSWQNPVAGFGVTFKAMFKKRLTEQYPEQEKTTAPRFHGRHQLNRHPDGLEKCIGCELCAWACPADAIYVEGADNSEEERYSPGERYGRVYQINYARCILCGLCIEACPTRALTMTNEFELADSSRENLIYTKEQLLAGLDEGMVESPHSIFPGTDEQDYYRGLVTEAAPGTVRQVAVSKGESASEPSEEGVGA, from the coding sequence ATGCCTGACGAATCTTCTTCCTCTTGGCAGAATCCTGTGGCCGGCTTCGGCGTGACCTTCAAGGCCATGTTCAAGAAGCGGCTGACCGAGCAGTACCCGGAGCAGGAGAAGACGACGGCGCCGCGCTTCCACGGGCGGCACCAGCTCAACCGGCATCCGGACGGACTGGAGAAGTGCATCGGGTGCGAGCTCTGCGCCTGGGCCTGTCCGGCGGACGCGATCTATGTGGAGGGCGCGGACAACTCCGAAGAGGAGCGCTACTCCCCGGGCGAGCGGTACGGCCGCGTCTACCAGATCAATTACGCCCGCTGCATCCTGTGCGGACTCTGCATCGAGGCCTGCCCGACCAGGGCGCTCACGATGACGAACGAGTTCGAACTGGCCGACAGCAGCCGCGAGAACCTGATCTACACCAAGGAGCAGCTGCTCGCCGGTCTGGACGAGGGCATGGTCGAGTCGCCGCACTCGATCTTCCCCGGCACGGACGAGCAGGACTACTACCGGGGTCTGGTGACGGAAGCGGCGCCGGGCACGGTGCGCCAAGTCGCCGTGTCCAAGGGCGAGTCGGCGTCCGAGCCCTCGGAAGAGGGGGTGGGGGCATGA
- a CDS encoding NADH-quinone oxidoreductase subunit M: MSFPLLTATAALPAVGAIATAAVPAARRTAAKWLALLVSLGTLVLGAIQLVRFEPGGARYQLVESHSWIKDFGVRYELGVDGIGVALIALTALLIPFVILAGWHDADPLETHSSRWRPTQGFFALILAVEAMVILSFEATDVFLFYILFEAMLIPMYFLIGGFGDRAHAGGDEAAATQRSYAAVKFLLYNLVGGLIMLAAVIGLYVVAGTFSLSEIAAARAGGSLDMATNTERLLFLGFFFAFAVKAPLWPLHTWLPNAMGEATAPVAVLITAVVDKVGTFAMLRFCLQLFPEASKWATPVILVLALISIIYGALLAVGQRDIKRLVAYASISHFGFIVLGIFAMTSQGQSGATLYMVNHGISTAALMLVAGFLISRRGSRLISDYGGVQKVAPVLAGTFLIGGLATLSLPGLAPFVSEFLVLVGAFAAYPVVGIIATVGIVLAALYVLVLYQRTMTGPVKESVQGMPDLKVRELAVVVPLIALLVFLGVYPKPLTEIINPAVQHTMSDVQKHDPKPQVEAVK, encoded by the coding sequence ATGTCCTTTCCCCTTCTGACCGCAACGGCCGCGCTCCCGGCGGTGGGCGCCATCGCCACCGCCGCGGTCCCGGCCGCCCGGCGCACCGCCGCCAAGTGGCTGGCGCTGCTCGTCTCGCTCGGCACGCTGGTGCTCGGCGCGATCCAGCTCGTACGGTTCGAGCCGGGCGGCGCCCGCTACCAACTGGTCGAATCCCACTCCTGGATCAAGGACTTCGGGGTCCGGTACGAGCTGGGCGTGGACGGGATCGGGGTCGCGCTGATCGCGCTGACCGCACTGCTGATCCCGTTCGTGATCCTGGCCGGCTGGCACGACGCCGACCCGCTGGAGACCCACAGCTCACGCTGGCGGCCGACCCAGGGCTTCTTCGCCCTGATCCTGGCCGTCGAGGCGATGGTGATCCTCTCCTTCGAGGCCACCGACGTCTTCCTCTTCTACATCCTCTTCGAAGCCATGCTCATCCCGATGTACTTCCTCATCGGCGGCTTCGGGGACCGGGCGCACGCAGGCGGCGACGAGGCGGCGGCGACCCAACGCTCGTACGCGGCCGTCAAGTTCCTCCTCTACAACCTGGTCGGCGGCCTCATCATGCTGGCCGCCGTGATCGGCCTGTACGTGGTCGCGGGCACCTTCTCGCTCAGCGAGATCGCGGCCGCCCGCGCCGGCGGCTCGCTCGACATGGCGACCAACACCGAGCGGCTGCTCTTCCTCGGCTTCTTCTTCGCCTTCGCGGTGAAGGCGCCGCTGTGGCCGCTGCACACCTGGCTGCCGAACGCGATGGGTGAGGCGACCGCCCCGGTCGCCGTACTGATCACGGCAGTTGTGGACAAGGTCGGCACGTTCGCGATGCTGCGCTTCTGTCTCCAGCTCTTCCCGGAGGCCAGCAAGTGGGCCACCCCGGTGATCCTGGTGCTCGCGCTGATCAGCATCATCTACGGCGCACTGCTCGCGGTGGGCCAGCGCGACATCAAGCGCCTGGTCGCGTACGCCTCGATCTCGCACTTCGGCTTCATCGTCCTGGGCATCTTCGCGATGACCAGCCAGGGCCAGTCGGGCGCGACGCTCTACATGGTCAACCACGGCATCTCGACCGCCGCGCTGATGCTGGTCGCCGGGTTCCTGATCTCGCGGCGCGGATCGCGGCTCATCTCCGACTACGGGGGTGTGCAGAAGGTGGCCCCGGTGCTCGCCGGGACCTTCCTGATCGGCGGGCTCGCCACGCTGTCCCTGCCGGGGCTCGCACCGTTCGTGAGTGAATTCCTTGTCCTGGTCGGGGCGTTCGCCGCGTACCCGGTGGTCGGGATCATTGCGACGGTCGGCATCGTCCTGGCCGCGCTGTACGTCCTCGTCCTCTACCAGCGGACGATGACGGGCCCGGTCAAGGAGTCGGTGCAGGGCATGCCGGACCTCAAGGTCCGTGAGCTGGCCGTCGTGGTGCCGCTGATCGCGTTGCTCGTCTTCCTCGGCGTCTACCCCAAGCCGCTGACGGAGATCATCAACCCCGCGGTCCAGCACACGATGTCGGACGTACAGAAGCACGACCCGAAGCCCCAGGTGGAGGCCGTCAAGTGA